One window of Helicobacter sp. MIT 99-5507 genomic DNA carries:
- a CDS encoding iron-sulfur cluster assembly scaffold protein, whose amino-acid sequence MGKDTLIGGSLWDAYSNKVQERMDNPTHLGVITQEQADAKGAKLIVADYGAEACGDAVRLYWLVDSDDRIIDAKFKSFGCGTAIASSDMMVELCLGKKVQDAVKITNLDVESALRDDPDIPAVPGQKMHCSVMAYDVIKQAAGMYLGKNPNDFENEIIVCECARVSLGTIKEVIRLNNLKSVEEITNYTKAGAFCKSCIKPGGHEEREYYLVDILRDTRAEMEAEQVKEIANKTKDGEISFPEMTMVQKVKAIDKIIDENIRPMLMMDGGNMEIIDIKETSDNYIDVYIRYLGACSGCSSGYSGTLFAIESILQEKLAENIRVLPI is encoded by the coding sequence ATGGGTAAAGATACATTAATTGGCGGTTCATTATGGGACGCATATTCAAATAAAGTTCAAGAAAGAATGGATAATCCAACTCATCTTGGAGTAATCACACAAGAGCAAGCAGATGCAAAAGGTGCAAAGTTGATTGTTGCAGATTATGGTGCAGAAGCTTGTGGAGATGCTGTAAGATTGTATTGGCTAGTTGATAGCGATGATAGAATCATAGATGCTAAATTTAAAAGTTTTGGTTGTGGGACGGCTATTGCTAGCTCTGATATGATGGTTGAATTATGTCTTGGAAAAAAAGTGCAAGATGCAGTAAAAATAACAAATCTTGATGTTGAATCTGCATTGCGTGATGACCCAGATATTCCAGCTGTTCCGGGTCAAAAAATGCATTGCTCTGTTATGGCATATGATGTTATAAAACAAGCTGCAGGTATGTATTTAGGCAAGAATCCTAATGATTTTGAAAACGAAATTATAGTGTGTGAATGTGCCAGAGTAAGCTTAGGAACGATAAAAGAAGTGATTAGACTAAATAACCTTAAAAGTGTCGAAGAGATTACAAATTACACTAAAGCAGGTGCATTTTGCAAAAGCTGTATAAAACCAGGGGGGCATGAAGAAAGAGAATATTATCTTGTTGATATTCTAAGAGATACAAGAGCAGAGATGGAAGCAGAGCAAGTAAAAGAAATAGCAAATAAAACAAAAGATGGTGAAATTAGTTTTCCAGAGATGACAATGGTGCAAAAAGTAAAGGCTATTGATAAAATCATTGATGAAAATATTCGTCCAATGCTTATGATGGATGGTGGAAATATGGAAATCATTGATATAAAAGAAACAAGCGATAACTACATTGATGTATATATTAGATATTTAGGTGCATGTAGTGGTTGTTCTAGTGGATATAGCGGGACTTTATTTGCAATAGAATCTATATTACAAGAAAAATTAGCAGAAAATATTAGGGTATTGCCTATATAG
- a CDS encoding NAD(P)/FAD-dependent oxidoreductase, with protein sequence MKKRITIIGGSIAGLTAALVLASAKNNELDFDINIIDSGKPDLGAVAVYNSPLFPRGILGKDIIEQTLNQINSLLKVNYINGEIEQISGSKGAFVSKGQNLEFESDYIILATGASSFDINGLGNIVKPHNLMNKPNKIRLEYSGRQEVKPGIYVAGTASGVTSMVTTAMGSASEAACAILSDIKGEIVVAHDTPTSRK encoded by the coding sequence ATGAAAAAAAGAATTACAATTATTGGTGGAAGTATCGCAGGACTTACTGCAGCATTGGTTTTAGCTTCAGCTAAAAATAACGAGTTAGATTTTGATATAAATATAATAGACAGTGGTAAGCCTGATTTAGGGGCTGTTGCGGTATATAATTCTCCATTATTTCCTCGCGGGATTCTAGGAAAAGATATCATAGAACAAACACTAAATCAAATAAATTCTTTACTAAAAGTTAATTATATAAATGGAGAAATAGAACAAATTAGTGGCTCTAAAGGTGCATTTGTATCAAAAGGGCAAAATTTAGAATTTGAATCTGATTATATTATCCTAGCAACAGGAGCTAGCAGCTTTGATATCAATGGATTAGGTAATATAGTAAAACCTCATAATCTTATGAATAAACCAAATAAGATTCGCCTAGAATATAGTGGCAGACAAGAAGTAAAACCTGGTATCTATGTCGCAGGGACTGCATCTGGAGTAACCTCTATGGTAACAACTGCTATGGGTAGTGCAAGTGAAGCTGCATGTGCAATACTAAGTGATATAAAAGGTGAAATCGTAGTAGCTCATGATACTCCAACTTCAAGAAAATAA
- a CDS encoding NifS family cysteine desulfurase — protein sequence MREIYLDNNATTMVDKEVMQVMQDYFCKNYGNPNSLHHFGTITHKPLRNAFDQLYAGINADSSDDIIVTSCATESNNWVLKGIYFDKVLKEGKNHIITTQVEHPAITSTCAFLEELGVEVTYIPVNDNANIDVDSIREAITPKTALISVMWANNETGVIFPIKEIGELCKEKGILFHTDAVQAIGKVKVDVKDVNVDFLSFSAHKFHGPKGIGGLFIKKGIELTPLFHGGEHMRGRRSGTLNVPYILGMGKAMELANQWLTYENNKIKELRDKLENALIKNGDIIIIGKDTQRVPNTILASVRGIEGEAMLWDLNKAGIGASTGSACASEDLEANPIMTAIGADKELAHTAIRLSLSRFTTNEDIDYTIEVLNKAIKRLRTISSSY from the coding sequence ATGAGAGAAATTTATTTAGATAATAATGCTACTACAATGGTAGATAAAGAAGTTATGCAAGTAATGCAAGATTATTTCTGTAAAAATTATGGAAATCCAAATTCATTGCATCATTTTGGAACAATCACACATAAACCACTAAGAAATGCTTTTGATCAACTATATGCAGGGATAAATGCAGATTCTAGTGATGATATTATTGTCACATCATGTGCAACAGAAAGTAATAATTGGGTGCTTAAAGGTATATATTTTGATAAAGTTTTAAAAGAAGGTAAAAATCATATTATAACCACTCAAGTAGAACACCCAGCTATCACCTCAACTTGTGCATTTTTAGAGGAGCTTGGTGTAGAAGTTACATACATTCCTGTGAATGATAACGCAAATATTGATGTAGATTCTATTAGAGAAGCAATCACTCCAAAAACTGCACTAATAAGTGTAATGTGGGCAAATAACGAAACAGGTGTAATATTTCCAATAAAAGAAATTGGTGAGTTATGTAAAGAAAAAGGTATATTATTTCACACTGATGCTGTGCAAGCAATAGGCAAAGTAAAAGTCGATGTAAAAGATGTAAATGTTGATTTTTTAAGCTTTTCAGCTCATAAATTTCATGGACCAAAAGGAATTGGTGGATTATTTATCAAAAAAGGTATAGAGCTAACTCCGCTATTTCATGGTGGAGAACATATGCGAGGTAGAAGAAGTGGGACGCTAAATGTACCTTATATATTAGGAATGGGTAAGGCAATGGAGCTAGCAAATCAATGGCTAACTTATGAAAATAATAAAATAAAAGAGCTAAGAGATAAGCTAGAAAATGCTCTCATTAAAAATGGTGATATTATAATTATAGGCAAAGATACACAAAGAGTCCCAAATACAATACTTGCAAGTGTAAGAGGAATCGAAGGTGAAGCAATGCTTTGGGATCTAAATAAAGCAGGAATTGGAGCATCAACAGGAAGTGCTTGTGCTAGCGAAGATCTAGAGGCAAATCCTATTATGACAGCTATTGGAGCGGACAAAGAGCTAGCTCACACTGCAATTAGATTATCATTATCAAGATTCACAACAAATGAAGATATTGACTATACGATAGAAGTATTAAACAAAGCCATAAAAAGACTAAGAACAATATCAAGTTCATACTAA
- the yedF gene encoding sulfurtransferase-like selenium metabolism protein YedF, with the protein MTPDYRLDLQGEPCPYPAIKTLEVLPDLKKGEILEVISDCPQSINNIPVDAKNHGYEVLKIEQHGPTIRYLIKK; encoded by the coding sequence ATGACACCAGATTATAGATTGGATTTACAAGGTGAGCCTTGCCCATATCCTGCTATCAAAACTTTAGAGGTATTGCCAGATTTAAAAAAAGGTGAGATTTTGGAAGTCATCAGTGATTGCCCACAAAGTATAAATAATATCCCAGTAGATGCTAAAAATCACGGCTATGAAGTATTAAAAATCGAGCAACATGGTCCTACTATAAGATATTTGATAAAAAAATAA
- the yedE gene encoding selenium metabolism membrane protein YedE/FdhT: protein MFKNFKESYLVRFWSPIPAIAMLGILSAYYFGITGTYWAVTGEFTRWGGHVLNFIGVNTDNLGYFKIIGLSGTPFSRVDGVMIIGMFGGALASALMANNIKFRLPQSKARVFQALIGGAIAGFGARIGMGCNLASFFTGIPQFSLHAWFFTIATLIGVYFGNKVATSRLLCSKIIMQKVNKTKELEDLNKNAKVNFIIGIVVLIFMIAWVVFLAFGKIPEGKKIPVLSIAMLFGIAFGYIISRAQICFTSAFRDIFLTGRGYMARAVVIGMMLSTIGVFSYIMLGLPPKIMWAGPNAIIGGLLFGFGIVVAGGCECGWMYRAVEGQVHYWIVGIGNVIGSTILALTWDSYAESLATSFPKINLLSTFGNYGGLLVNYLLLVVFFIIIVMLEKYYLAKKRNQFSKRSN from the coding sequence ATGTTTAAAAACTTCAAAGAAAGTTATTTAGTTAGATTCTGGTCTCCAATCCCTGCTATCGCAATGTTAGGTATTTTATCTGCTTATTATTTTGGTATCACTGGAACTTATTGGGCTGTTACAGGCGAATTTACTCGCTGGGGCGGTCATGTCTTGAATTTTATCGGTGTTAATACAGATAATCTAGGCTATTTTAAAATAATAGGACTTAGCGGAACGCCATTTAGTAGGGTTGATGGAGTGATGATTATAGGTATGTTTGGTGGAGCACTTGCTTCTGCGTTGATGGCAAACAATATCAAATTTCGCCTACCACAAAGTAAAGCTAGGGTGTTTCAAGCATTAATTGGTGGAGCTATTGCTGGTTTTGGAGCTAGGATTGGAATGGGTTGTAATTTGGCTAGCTTTTTTACTGGGATACCTCAATTTAGTCTCCATGCTTGGTTTTTTACAATCGCTACACTAATTGGAGTATATTTTGGTAATAAAGTTGCTACAAGTAGATTGTTGTGTTCAAAAATAATAATGCAAAAAGTAAATAAAACAAAAGAATTAGAAGATTTAAATAAAAATGCAAAAGTAAATTTTATTATTGGCATTGTTGTATTGATTTTTATGATTGCTTGGGTTGTATTTTTGGCATTTGGAAAAATTCCTGAAGGTAAAAAGATTCCAGTGCTTAGCATCGCAATGCTTTTTGGAATAGCTTTTGGATATATCATATCGCGCGCACAAATTTGCTTTACTTCAGCTTTTCGTGATATTTTTCTAACTGGACGAGGATATATGGCAAGAGCGGTAGTAATAGGTATGATGCTCTCTACCATTGGTGTATTTAGCTATATTATGCTTGGACTTCCACCAAAGATTATGTGGGCTGGACCCAATGCAATTATTGGTGGATTGTTGTTTGGATTTGGAATTGTTGTAGCTGGTGGCTGTGAATGTGGTTGGATGTATCGTGCGGTAGAAGGGCAGGTGCATTATTGGATTGTTGGTATTGGAAATGTTATAGGCTCGACAATATTGGCATTAACTTGGGATTCTTATGCAGAATCTTTGGCTACGAGCTTTCCTAAGATAAATTTATTATCAACATTTGGTAATTATGGTGGGCTTTTGGTTAATTATCTATTGTTAGTGGTATTTTTTATCATAATTGTTATGTTAGAGAAATACTATCTAGCAAAAAAACGAAACCAATTTTCAAAAAGGAGTAACTAA